One part of the Thermococcus litoralis DSM 5473 genome encodes these proteins:
- a CDS encoding LEA type 2 family protein yields MEKMKLTCGLVVVLLLSVAFAGCTQKGTSLNTSSTTTTQILEKPEIKLIKHKWREITHSTTEIITEITIYNPNAVPIPIENALVEVYMNDIKLGAGSSTIGEIKAKSESTIVISTKFDNSKIPEWWVSHIKNGEKSIMRIKGFLTFNLKVTKVQFPIEFSSPLKTSILAGLNSDTPQKVSIGPITLTIESIKSHWGDVTADYTEIITLATIYNDNLIPVPITKLRYLVEMNGIKIAEGSSNVATIIQPKSDATLTFVTKLDNRMLDEWWVSHIKNGERTKVRVILQPVIEVGGRELVFTLAESESEFTTNLLGG; encoded by the coding sequence ATGGAGAAAATGAAATTGACTTGTGGTCTGGTTGTTGTGTTATTGTTGAGTGTTGCCTTTGCTGGGTGTACACAAAAAGGAACTTCCTTAAATACCTCATCAACAACTACTACACAAATATTAGAAAAGCCAGAAATAAAACTCATAAAGCATAAATGGAGAGAAATAACCCATTCAACAACTGAAATAATTACCGAAATCACAATCTACAACCCTAATGCAGTCCCAATTCCAATAGAGAATGCCCTAGTAGAAGTTTACATGAATGACATAAAACTGGGTGCAGGTTCTTCAACAATTGGAGAGATTAAAGCAAAGTCAGAATCAACAATAGTTATTTCAACAAAGTTTGACAACAGTAAAATTCCTGAATGGTGGGTTTCCCATATAAAGAATGGAGAGAAATCAATAATGAGGATTAAGGGGTTCTTGACCTTTAATCTGAAAGTTACAAAAGTTCAGTTCCCAATTGAGTTTTCAAGTCCACTAAAGACTAGCATACTAGCGGGATTGAATTCGGATACTCCGCAAAAAGTTAGTATTGGTCCGATTACCCTTACAATCGAGTCAATAAAGTCGCATTGGGGAGATGTTACTGCTGATTATACGGAAATCATAACATTAGCCACAATCTACAACGACAATTTGATACCAGTGCCAATAACAAAACTTCGCTATTTAGTTGAGATGAATGGGATTAAGATTGCCGAAGGTTCGAGTAATGTTGCAACCATTATACAGCCAAAGTCTGATGCAACGCTTACATTTGTTACTAAATTGGACAACAGAATGCTTGATGAGTGGTGGGTTAGCCACATAAAGAATGGTGAAAGAACTAAGGTTAGGGTAATTTTGCAACCAGTTATTGAAGTTGGTGGCAGAGAGTTAGTCTTTACTTTGGCTGAAAGCGAATCAGAATTCACTACTAACTTGCTCGGAGGTTAA
- a CDS encoding integrase, whose amino-acid sequence MPKAGSDNYVPSDEEVLNAYRKIKKEETKMIFKLLAFSEIRIVEASALVSNFEDSNLLNDK is encoded by the coding sequence ATTCCAAAAGCTGGAAGTGATAACTATGTTCCCTCTGATGAGGAAGTGTTAAATGCATACAGAAAAATTAAGAAAGAAGAAACTAAGATGATATTCAAACTTTTGGCGTTTTCTGAAATAAGGATAGTAGAAGCATCTGCCCTTGTATCTAATTTTGAGGACTCTAATTTATTGAATGATAAATAA
- a CDS encoding IS6 family transposase: MKSETIIYWVVSALKPFRRNKIPPEKKIRGVELYLQGLSYRQIARILRISHVTVWEAVQKLAEAVYKPKILAVKKQRNFIAVDETVIKINGKKRYLWAAIDVESKEVLAVWITTVRNWWVARDFILVVLKSCEGQPVFLVDRASWYKSAFKSLGLGYLHVTFGPRNSVERWFRTLKERTKRFWNNFRSEDWRRVHRFVFLFAFWYNFVRIHSRFGGPPGDFAEWLQEVIPQLS, encoded by the coding sequence ATGAAGTCTGAAACCATTATTTACTGGGTAGTCTCAGCCTTAAAACCCTTTCGTCGCAACAAAATCCCACCAGAAAAGAAAATCAGGGGAGTAGAACTATACCTGCAAGGCCTCAGTTACCGGCAAATCGCCAGAATCCTCAGAATCAGTCACGTAACAGTCTGGGAGGCAGTCCAAAAACTCGCAGAAGCAGTTTACAAGCCAAAAATCCTCGCAGTCAAAAAACAGCGAAACTTCATCGCAGTTGACGAAACAGTAATAAAAATCAACGGGAAGAAAAGATACCTCTGGGCTGCAATTGACGTTGAGAGCAAGGAGGTTTTGGCAGTCTGGATTACAACTGTTAGAAACTGGTGGGTTGCCAGGGATTTCATTTTGGTTGTTTTGAAGTCCTGTGAAGGGCAGCCTGTTTTTCTGGTTGACAGGGCGAGCTGGTATAAGTCAGCGTTTAAGAGTCTGGGGTTGGGTTATCTGCATGTGACTTTCGGGCCGAGGAACAGTGTTGAGCGCTGGTTTAGGACGTTGAAGGAAAGAACAAAGCGTTTTTGGAATAATTTCAGGAGTGAGGACTGGAGGAGGGTTCATAGGTTTGTTTTTCTGTTTGCCTTCTGGTACAATTTTGTCAGAATTCATTCTAGGTTTGGTGGTCCGCCTGGTGATTTTGCTGAATGGCTTCAGGAGGTGATACCCCAGTTATCCTAA
- a CDS encoding DUF3467 domain-containing protein encodes MEDPNVEKKSNEVEIPKAPNFVERFVTSVVINHTPDELFIIEFLRPELSAYAEKNSGKILGHKGMLISDVRIYMTPKVAKRLLNALKENIAKYEEKFGPIILEEETKK; translated from the coding sequence ATGGAAGATCCAAATGTTGAAAAGAAGAGTAATGAAGTGGAGATTCCTAAAGCTCCCAACTTTGTAGAACGTTTTGTTACAAGTGTGGTGATTAATCATACACCCGATGAGTTGTTCATTATAGAGTTTCTCAGACCAGAATTATCTGCTTATGCTGAAAAGAATAGTGGAAAGATTTTAGGTCACAAAGGAATGTTAATATCTGACGTCAGGATATACATGACTCCCAAAGTGGCTAAGAGACTTCTCAACGCATTAAAGGAGAATATTGCTAAGTATGAGGAAAAATTTGGCCCTATTATTCTAGAAGAAGAAACGAAGAAATAA